The following are from one region of the Juglans regia cultivar Chandler chromosome 10, Walnut 2.0, whole genome shotgun sequence genome:
- the LOC109022055 gene encoding uncharacterized protein LOC109022055 encodes MDKAWMHIEDRLRSNEYANGVKQFIDMAKAHAPGRECIRCPCKRCRNRTFHPIAMVEDHLFFVGIDTSYTEWIFHGEEETLPDATFPDEEGDDAYNYNDYIDDVDEMLDDIRVGSFMDNSGRTEYNSDAGPSRHTSDTPIHPNFDELLDDAKKPLYPTCTEFSKLSFIVKLLHIKTVGGWIVKSFDMVVKLLQAAFPEAQFPASYNEARRLQRGLGFSYIKIHVCPNDCALFWKDHADKDECPKCNASRWASSTTNQKRIPQKVLRYFPLEPRLQRLFMSKKTAQAMRWHVEERVDDPNFMRHPADSRVWKDFDNKYDWFAQDPRNVRLGLASDGFNPFNNMSKPYNIWPVLLVPYNLSPWSCMKDPYLMMSLLIPRPNAPGNDIDVFLRPLIDELIELWEEGIRTYDAYKRESFQLRAALLWTINDFPAYANLSSWSIKGKMACPTCNLDTDSLWLVHGRKHCYMGHRRWLVLDHSWRRKKNAFNDKEEHRLQPKMKAGQALMEQLHEVSNVQFSESTKKRKRMPNELNWTKKCIFFELSYWLDLGLRHNLDVMHIEKNICDSILGTLMNMEGKSKDTANARRDLEDLGLRKELHLQHDGNHTSMSLACYTLNVTERRSFCARLSEVKFPDGFASNIARCVNITEGKIMGMKSHDCHIFMQYLLLVVIDITVLERLQANVPIILCKLEMIFPPAFFDIMVHLAIHLPDEALLAGPVQYRWMYPFESDHYNKMKEEDPNNIERRHQSQFPTWFRTRIAELHAKTSPEVTDDIYALACGPDPLVASYVGCIMNGIRFHTKDLEGRRRTQNSGVVVHADHEGLPIDFYGVLQDIIELRYMDWRKCFLFKCDWWDIGDTRRGIHIGDYFTSVNTSRQWYKDEPFALACQALQVFYIKDLTLGGSWHAVHKITNRNVYNILHKTLDLHEVDDDSDVVETKDESDTDVRNYGNVNETNPGMLNPLTRVNEDHLLVDPSTLSPKQLAEESDDEAFTDDENINDAFWMENIDEGDSDGTE; translated from the exons ATGGATAAGGCTTGGATGCATATTGAAGATAGATTGCGTTCTAATGAATACGCAAATGGCGTTAAACAATTCATAGATATGGCGAAGGCCCATGCACCGGGTAGAGAATGCATCAGGTGTCCATGTAAGAGATGTCGTAATCGAACTTTCCATCCTATTGCTATGGTTGAGGATCACTTGTTCTTCGTAGGTATTGATACATCTTATACGGAATGGATATTCCATGGCGAGGAGGAAACTTTGCCAGACGCCACATTTCCGGATGAAGAAGGTGATGATGCCTATAACTACAATGACTACATTGATGATGTAGACgagatgttagatgacatccGTGTGGGGTCCTTTATGGATAATTCTGGTAGAACAGAATATAACTCAGACGCAGGGCCTTCACGACACACCTCTGATACTCCAATACACCCTAATTTCGATGAGTTGCTAGACGATGCAAAAAAACCACTTTATCCAACCTGCACAGAGTTCTCAAAGCTATCATTCATAGTCAAGTTGCTTCACATAAAGACAGTTGGTGGTTGGATTGTGAAGTCGTTTGATATGGTTGTAAAGCTTTTGCAAGCAGCATTTCCTGAGGCTCAGTTCCCTGCCTCATATAACGAGGCTCGTCGCTTACAACGTGGTTTGGGCTTTAGTTACATAAAGATACATGTATGCCCAAATGATTGTGCATTGTTTTGGAAGGATCATGCTGATAAAGATGAGTGTCCTAAATGTAATGCATCTAGGTGGGCCTCAAGCACAACTAACCAAAAGAGGATACCCCAAAAAGTCCTCCGCTATTTTCCTTTGGAGCCACGGTTGCAAAGGCTATTTATGTCAAAGAAGACTGCCCAAGCCATGAGATGGCATGTAGAAGAGCGTGTTGATGATCCCAACTTCATGAGACATCCAGCTGATTCTAGGGTATGGAAAGACTTCGATAACAAATATGATTGGTTTGCCCAAGATCCTCGTAATGTCAGACTTGGTCTAGCAAGTGATGGGTTCAACCCATTCAATAACATGAGCAAACCGTACAACATTTGGCCAGTGCTACTTGTGCCTTACAACTTGTCCCcttggtcatgcatgaaagatccatacTTGATGATGTCGTTGTTAATCCCCAGACCCAATGCACCGGGAAATGATATTGATGTGTTCCTGCGTCCCTTAATAGATGAGTTGATTGAACTATGGGAAGAGGGAATTCGTACGTATGATGCATACAAACGAGAATCATTTCAATTGAGGGCAGCGTTGCTCTGGACCATCAATGATTTTCCTGCATATGCAAATCTTTCTAGCTGGAGCATAAAGGGTAAGATGGCATGCCCTACATGTAACTTAGATACAGATTCACTATGGCTTGTGCATGGccgaaaacattgttatatgggtCATCGTCGGTGGTTGGTGCTAGATCATAgttggagaaggaaaaaaaatgcttttaatGATAAGGAGGAACACCGTCTCCAACCTAAAATGAAAGCGGGACAAGCTTTAATGGAGCAATTACATGAGGTCTCAAACGTGCAGTTTAGTGAATCAACAAAGAAGAGGAAACGTATGCCCAATGAActtaattggacaaaaaaatgtATCTTCTTTGAGCTTTCTTACTGGTTAGATTTGGGATTGCGACATAACTTGGacgttatgcatattgaaaaaaatatttgtgattcAATCCTGGGAACCTTGATGAATATGGAAGGCAAAAGTAAGGACACCGCCAATGCGCGTAGGGATTTGGAAGATCTTGGACTaagaaaagaattacatttaCAGCATGATGGTAATCATACTTCTATGAGTCTTGCATGTTACACGTTAAATGTAACCGAGCGAAGGAGTTTTTGTGCACGTTTGTCAGAAGTCAAATTTCCAGATGGTTTTGCCTCAAATATTGCCCGGTGTGTCAACATTACTGAAGGAAAAATCATGGGGATGAAGAGCCATGATTGTCAtatctttatgcaatatttgttGCTAGTTGTTATTG ACATAACAGTGTTGGAACGGCTTCAAGCTAATGTCCCCATCATTCTTTGcaaattagaaatgatattcccacctGCATTTTTCGATATCATGGTGCATCTTGCCATTCATCTGCCAGATGAGGCATTACTAGCAGGACCAGTTCAGTACAGGTGGATGTATCCTTTCGAGAG TgatcactataacaaaatgaaagaagaggaTCCCAATAACATCGAGCGTAGGCACCAAAGTCAATTCCCAACGTGGTTCCGAACACGC ATTGCCGAGTTGCATGCGAAGACTTCTCCCGAGGTGACCGATGACATATATGCATTAGCATGTGGTCCAGATCCACTAGTTGCATCATATGTTGGCTGTATAATGAATGGAATTCGGTTTCACACGAAGGATCTCGAAGGGCGTCGCCGCACCCAAAACAGTGGGGTTGTTGTTCATGCCGACCATGAAGGATTGCCAATTGACTTCTACGGTGTGTTGCAGGACATCATAGAATTACGCTATATGGATTGGCGTAagtgttttttgtttaaatgtgattggtgggacaTTGGCGATACGAGAAGGGGGATACACATTGGGGATTACTTCACGAGTGTCAATACTTCTAGGCAATGGTATAAAGATGAGCCTTTCGCTCTAGCATGTCAAGCGTTGCAAGTGTTTTACATAAAAGACCTGACTTTGGGGGGAAGTTGGCACGCGGTACACAAGATAACAAATAGGAATGTTTACAATATTCTCCACAAGACCTTAGACTTGCATGAAGTTGATGATGATTCTGACGTTGTTGAAACAAAAGACGAGAGTGACACTGATGTTAGGAACTATGGTAATGTTAATGAAACTAACCCAGGCATGCTCAATCCATTGACCCGAGTAAATGAAGACCACTTGCTTGTTGATCCATCAACGTTGTCACCAAAGCAATTGGCTGAAGAAAGTGACGATGAGGCCTTCACTGATGATGAAAACATTAATGATGCTTTTTGGATGGAGAACATAGATGAGGGGGATAGCGATGGTACTGAATAA